From a region of the Listeria monocytogenes ATCC 19117 genome:
- a CDS encoding PTS sugar transporter subunit IIC: MRFNTISEKMDQYISPLANKLSQQRHLKATRDAFMSMLPITLFGSIPIILKAAPVTDDTKNGFLLAWANFAEKYDLILNWISGITLGAMSLYICVGITYYLCKHYHEDFLRPLMFSIAGFFMLVLNPIKMGWDGKEVDISFLDGRGILLSIFVAIVTVEGYHWMRKKNVGRITMPDSVPASLSETFAALVPGIILMTFFSIIFIIFNLLDTTAIQFLYEKMAPSFKAADSLPFTILSIFLVHLFWFFGVHDAALAGILGPIRDGNLSINAAEKMAGQDLTNIFTTPFWTYFVIIGGSGSVLALAFLMMRSKSKQLSTIGKVGFLPSIFGISEPLIFGTPLMLNPIFFFPFIFTSVFNGVITYLCMYFGIVGKTFAVFSWQMPAPIGAFLSTMDWRAIVLVFILIFLNGLMYYPFLKVYEKNLVALEKEAEEENIAAN, translated from the coding sequence ATGCGATTTAATACCATTAGCGAAAAAATGGATCAATATATTTCCCCGCTGGCTAACAAACTTAGCCAGCAACGCCATTTGAAAGCAACCAGAGATGCCTTTATGTCCATGCTGCCAATTACATTGTTTGGTTCAATTCCGATTATTTTGAAAGCGGCTCCAGTCACAGATGATACGAAAAATGGTTTCCTGCTTGCTTGGGCTAACTTTGCTGAAAAATATGATTTAATCCTAAATTGGATTAGCGGAATCACACTTGGCGCCATGTCGTTATATATTTGCGTCGGTATCACGTATTATTTATGCAAACACTACCACGAAGATTTCTTACGCCCACTCATGTTTTCTATCGCCGGTTTCTTTATGCTCGTACTTAACCCAATCAAAATGGGTTGGGACGGCAAAGAAGTCGACATTAGTTTCCTTGATGGACGCGGAATATTACTCTCGATTTTCGTCGCCATCGTTACCGTAGAAGGTTATCACTGGATGCGCAAGAAAAATGTCGGTCGAATAACCATGCCCGATAGCGTTCCAGCCTCACTATCCGAGACATTCGCAGCCTTAGTTCCTGGTATTATTTTAATGACCTTTTTCTCGATTATCTTTATCATTTTCAACCTGCTAGACACAACTGCCATCCAATTCTTATATGAAAAAATGGCGCCGAGCTTCAAAGCAGCCGATAGCTTACCATTCACGATTCTAAGTATTTTCCTAGTTCACTTATTCTGGTTCTTCGGTGTCCACGATGCCGCACTTGCCGGAATTCTAGGCCCAATTCGTGACGGAAACCTTTCAATCAACGCCGCTGAAAAAATGGCTGGTCAAGATTTGACGAATATTTTCACGACACCATTCTGGACATATTTCGTTATCATCGGTGGTTCTGGTTCCGTTCTCGCACTTGCCTTTTTAATGATGCGATCCAAGTCCAAACAACTAAGCACCATCGGGAAAGTCGGCTTCTTACCTTCCATATTCGGAATTTCTGAGCCGCTAATTTTCGGAACACCACTAATGCTGAATCCGATTTTCTTCTTCCCGTTCATTTTCACATCCGTATTCAATGGTGTCATCACGTATCTTTGTATGTATTTCGGGATTGTCGGAAAAACGTTCGCCGTCTTCTCCTGGCAAATGCCCGCACCAATTGGAGCATTTCTATCCACCATGGACTGGCGAGCCATCGTTCTCGTATTCATCCTGATTTTCTTAAACGGCCTAATGTACTACCCATTCCTAAAAGTGTATGAGAAAAACCTTGTCGCTTTAGAAAAAGAAGCCGAAGAAGAAAACATCGCTGCTAATTAA
- a CDS encoding PTS sugar transporter subunit IIB, protein MKNIMLVCNAGMSTGMLAKKIEAASGNTLNVTAYSESEYTDYLDGVDLVLIGPQIRFLMPQIKQAVSVPVHAISPVKYGIMDGKGVYEDIQKLIGG, encoded by the coding sequence ATGAAAAATATCATGTTAGTTTGTAATGCTGGTATGTCTACAGGAATGCTTGCGAAAAAAATAGAAGCCGCTTCTGGCAACACATTAAACGTCACTGCTTATAGCGAATCCGAGTATACTGATTATTTGGACGGTGTCGACCTCGTTCTTATCGGCCCTCAAATCCGTTTCCTTATGCCACAAATTAAACAGGCCGTCAGCGTCCCAGTCCATGCCATTTCACCAGTAAAATACGGCATCATGGACGGCAAAGGGGTTTACGAAGACATCCAGAAATTAATAGGAGGATAA